The DNA region GTTTACCTAATGAAACCATTGCCATCAGAGGAATGCAACAGAATTGCTAAAAGCAATTCTACTATTTAATCCTACCCGACTAaaagcaaatacatgtaatacgttCAGAATGTAGTACTGATACGTGAAGAAAACTAAATGTACCATAACAAAAATAACTAATGACGATAAAATTAAAAGCACAGTGTGcaactttttatgaaaaaatatggaaTTTGACAAATGTTCATGCACTAaccaaatgataattttatcaggttaattaaaaaaaaatgactttcttgattacttttaaagtttctacaatttaaaaataactaaGTCCATTTATGTATCGAGATGGTGATTCCTCTTCGGCCCGCGACGCTTCTTCACAAGATCCCGAGGGGGGGAGGATGGTCTCTTCACAGAGACATCACCCAGGTTCTGAAACTTGCCCATATCGCTGAAGATCCCTGGTGGTTCATGCATACGCTGCTTCATTGTTTCCTCAACCTGTCTTTCGTTTTCCTCGTATATTTTCTGGAACTCCTGGAAGGTGTACACGTTAGGACCAATGCTTGGCAGGATGTCATACATCTTGCCCAAACCTGACCTCTTTGCGGTTTTCTTTGGCCTCGTCCTCCTGTCCCCCGGGATCTCGGGGAGGATGTCGTAAGTTTTCCCCTGGGATAACTTCGGATCCCCCTTTGCTTCGTTTTTGTTATCGTGTTTCCCTGGTTTTTCTGGCATTGCGGATATGGTCTAAAGTAAAACAAATCTTACAGAACAAGAACACGTAAAAGATAATTAGAACAATTTACCATTAATGTGTTAACTGCTATAAGATTAATGAATGAAATCTACCTACTGTATTTTTCTGTTGTTAACAATGCATCACGTGAAATTAATTGTTACGCTTCTACAATGTGACGTACATGAAAAGTGTACGTcatgaagagagagagagagagagagagagagagagagagagagagagagagagagagagagagagagagagagagagagagagagagagatatcaaATATGCcaaatagaaatatataaaacattctGGAACGAGCATAGCttgcattacatgtatgtttttcttcataaattgACAGTTCCGTTATTTTGTTAATAAAGCAGTtccgttatttttttaataaaaagatttttttaatgtttatctttttaaaataaatagcgTTACGCTGTTTCgtcattttaaatacatgtacatgcaaattATGATTATGATATGAATATAGATGTATTTTGTAGCAGATAAAACAATAAAGCTAGAAAGCATCCAAACCGGGACGAATGAATGTAACCGTCCATGGTTTCTTTTTTAGAAGTAATAAATTTTCAAGATGGAGGAAAGGCCAAGGGATTGACAGACATCGGACAAAAGAATAGCTGCTTGAGCGTGAAATTTTGAGAGTGAGAGAGGTAAATTTTCTGTCAAGTTAGAAAGAGCAATATGAATTATTGTCTGCAATTCTTTTTGGGACACGGAGctctcaaattaaaaagaatgcATAGGTGTCTCATCTCATTAGGGCTTTATGCTTTATTTCcttacatattaaaaattaaaatgccaaaaaaatacaaacaagatgtattatataaa from Crassostrea angulata isolate pt1a10 chromosome 7, ASM2561291v2, whole genome shotgun sequence includes:
- the LOC128157312 gene encoding uncharacterized protein LOC128157312, producing the protein MPEKPGKHDNKNEAKGDPKLSQGKTYDILPEIPGDRRTRPKKTAKRSGLGKMYDILPSIGPNVYTFQEFQKIYEENERQVEETMKQRMHEPPGIFSDMGKFQNLGDVSVKRPSSPPRDLVKKRRGPKRNHHLDT